A region of Solanum dulcamara chromosome 7, daSolDulc1.2, whole genome shotgun sequence DNA encodes the following proteins:
- the LOC129896791 gene encoding uncharacterized protein LOC129896791, which yields MASTVTRRFTTKLLRNPSVSSPLSFLRDPQINPKLSTPFNSYVKSTPFIQNQPPFLGIIQNSKPNLSLFQKKIKFQTQGFLGEMKNLRYFSSSNEGGGNPKSPSEYPSENPEFKHQEITGPTVERDVTPLANETREVLEKMLKTMYSLSKAFAVLGLVQLGLGAWITYKTQSSPIPEISIQSFLAFGLPFSLAFMLRRALKPIYFFKKMEEQARLQILTLTLQAAKQLNLLFVRVQGVTYSCVAVTSLGLILVVFSRLSN from the coding sequence ATGGCGTCTACAGTAACTCGCAGATTTACAACCAAACTTCTTAGAAATCCTTCTGTTTCTTCACCACTTTCATTCCTTAGAGATCCCCAAATAAACCCAAAACTCTCAACCCCCTTCAATTCGTATGTCAAATCAACTCcttttatccaaaatcagccacCATTTCTTGGCATAATCCAAAACTCCAAACCCAATTTATCACTTTTCCAAAAGAAAATCAAGTTTCAAACTCAGGGGTTTCTAGGGGAGATGAAAAATTTGAGATATTTTTCATCTAGTAATGAGGGTGGTGGGAACCCAAAGAGCCCTAGTGAGTATCCGAGTGAAAACCCTGAATTTAAGCACCAGGAGATCACAGGTCCAACTGTTGAGCGTGACGTTACGCCACTTGCAAATGAGACCCGTGAAGTGCTCGAGAAAATGCTTAAGACAATGTATAGTTTGAGCAAAGCATTTGCTGTACTTGGGCTTGTTCAGCTTGGTTTAGGAGCCTGGATCACTTACAAGACTCAGTCTTCCCCGATTCCTGAGATCTCAATACAGAGTTTCTTGGCTTTTGGGTTACCATTTTCTTTGGCATTTATGTTGAGGCGAGCGCTGAAGCCGATTTACTTCTTTAAGAAGATGGAAGAACAAGCTAGGTTGCAGATTTTGACTCTTACTCTCCAGGCTGCTAAGCAATTGAACTTGTTGTTTGTTCGCGTTCAAGGTGTTACTTACTCATGTGTTGCTGTTACCTCTCTTGGTTTGATCCTTGTTGTGTTCTCTAGATTGAGTAATTAA